One Gordonia sp. SID5947 genomic region harbors:
- a CDS encoding acyl-CoA carboxylase subunit beta translates to MTAIRSMLDTAGEDYAAASTSMNDKLAELQVEFDKALAGGGEKYVARHRERGKMIPRERIELLIDEDSAFLELCPLAGYGSDFQVGASVVTGIGVVEGVECMIVANDPTVRGGTSNPWTLRKILRCNDIALANRLPMISLVESGGADLPTQKEVFVPGGRMFRDLTRLSAAGIPTIALVFGNSTAGGAYVPGMSDHVVMIENQSKVFLGGPPLVKMATGEDSDDESLGGAQMHARQSGLADYYAADEQDAIRIGRRVVARLNWRKKGPGPVADAIEPRYDAEELLGIVPSDLKIPFNPRDVIARVVDDSDFDEFKPEYGSSLCTGWARIHGHPIGILANAQGVLFSQESQKATQFIQLANRSDTPLLFLHNTTGYMVGKEYEQNGIIKHGAMMINAVSNSTVPHISILMGASYGAGHYGMCGRAYDPRFLFAWPSAKSAVMGAAQLAGVISIVSRAATEARGGTVDESADAAMKQMIEAQIEAESVPAFLSGMLYDDGVIDPRDTRTVLGLCLSAIHSGPVEGSSNFGVFRM, encoded by the coding sequence GTGACGGCGATCCGCTCGATGCTCGACACGGCGGGCGAGGATTACGCGGCCGCGAGCACATCGATGAACGACAAACTCGCCGAACTGCAGGTCGAGTTCGACAAGGCACTCGCCGGCGGTGGTGAGAAGTATGTGGCCCGGCATCGCGAACGCGGCAAGATGATCCCGCGCGAGCGAATCGAGTTGCTGATCGACGAGGATTCCGCGTTCCTCGAACTGTGTCCACTCGCCGGATATGGCTCCGACTTCCAGGTCGGTGCGTCGGTGGTCACCGGGATCGGTGTCGTCGAGGGTGTCGAATGCATGATCGTTGCGAATGACCCGACGGTCCGTGGCGGTACCTCCAATCCGTGGACGCTACGCAAGATCCTGCGCTGCAACGACATCGCGCTGGCCAACCGTCTGCCGATGATCTCGCTGGTGGAATCCGGTGGTGCGGACCTGCCCACCCAGAAAGAGGTCTTCGTTCCCGGCGGCCGGATGTTCCGGGACCTGACCCGGCTGTCGGCCGCCGGAATACCCACCATCGCACTGGTTTTCGGAAACTCGACAGCCGGCGGGGCCTATGTCCCGGGCATGAGTGATCACGTCGTGATGATCGAGAACCAGTCGAAGGTGTTCCTCGGTGGGCCGCCATTGGTGAAGATGGCCACGGGTGAGGACAGCGACGACGAATCGCTCGGTGGTGCCCAGATGCACGCCCGCCAGTCCGGCCTGGCGGACTATTACGCTGCCGACGAGCAGGACGCGATCCGCATCGGCCGGCGCGTCGTCGCACGGCTCAACTGGCGCAAGAAGGGGCCCGGCCCGGTCGCCGACGCGATCGAACCACGATATGACGCAGAGGAACTGCTCGGCATCGTGCCCTCGGATCTCAAGATCCCGTTCAACCCGCGCGATGTGATCGCCCGAGTGGTCGACGACAGCGATTTCGACGAATTCAAGCCGGAGTACGGCAGTTCACTGTGTACCGGGTGGGCGCGCATCCACGGCCACCCGATCGGCATCCTCGCCAACGCGCAGGGCGTCCTGTTCAGTCAGGAGTCGCAGAAGGCCACGCAGTTCATTCAACTCGCCAATCGCAGTGACACCCCATTGCTGTTCCTGCACAACACCACCGGATACATGGTGGGCAAGGAGTACGAGCAGAACGGCATCATCAAGCACGGCGCGATGATGATCAACGCCGTCTCCAACTCCACGGTGCCGCACATCTCCATCCTGATGGGTGCCAGTTACGGCGCAGGTCACTACGGCATGTGCGGCCGAGCCTACGACCCGAGGTTCCTGTTCGCCTGGCCGAGCGCCAAGTCCGCGGTGATGGGTGCCGCCCAACTCGCGGGCGTCATCTCCATCGTGTCCCGTGCGGCCACCGAGGCGCGGGGCGGCACCGTCGACGAGTCGGCCGACGCAGCCATGAAACAGATGATCGAGGCCCAGATCGAAGCCGAGTCGGTACCGGCCTTCCTGTCGGGCATGCTCTACGACGACGGTGTCATCGATCCCCGGGACACCAGAACAGTTCTCGGTCTGTGCCTGTCGGCCATCCACAGTGGTCCGGTCGAGGGCAGCAGCAATTTCGGCGTCTTCCGGATGTGA
- a CDS encoding biotin carboxylase N-terminal domain-containing protein codes for MTTISSILVANRGEIACRVFATARAMGMHTVAVFSDPDERAPHVRAADVAVRLPGSTSAETYLQGMKLIEAARSAGADAIHPGYGFLSENAEFAQAVIDAGLTWIGPPPAAISAMGSKVNAKKLMADAGVPVLGNIDPAAVTADDLPLLIKASAGGGGRGMRIVRTLDELSGAVEAAAREAQSAFGDPTVFCEPYVERGHHIEVQVMADTHGAVWAVGERECSIQRRHQKIVEEAPAPLVERIGGDLRDRLFDAARTAVAAIGYAGAGTVEFLADESGRFFFLETNTRLQVEHPVTELTTGTDLVGWQLRVAAGDRLPSERPPTSGHAIEVRLYAEDPAADWQPQSGTVHAIDLPGDTTFGPLDRPGIRVDSGIESGSEISTFYDPMLAKVISWAPDRPRAAAMLARTLSDARIHGPVTNRGMLVNTLRHRDFLSGATDTGFIETVGLEELSRPLTSAQDVRIAATAAALADAAARRGAAVVQPSLPAGWRNLASGPQVKRYVDVRADEEIEVRYRHGRTGVELVDQSGVSVVEASPTHVVVEAGGVRRTLLVSRHGDRVFVDGTGVSVALRRVPRFVDPSAVARPGSLLAPMPGAVIRTAVAEGDRVTAGQPLLWLEAMKMEHTVSAPVDGVVTTLSVEPGQQLSVGDVLAVISADDADADHSDNPEQEETNG; via the coding sequence ATGACAACGATCAGTAGCATTCTGGTTGCCAACCGCGGCGAGATCGCCTGCCGCGTGTTCGCGACGGCACGTGCGATGGGCATGCACACCGTCGCCGTCTTCTCCGACCCCGACGAGCGGGCGCCGCACGTGCGGGCGGCCGACGTAGCGGTTCGGCTGCCGGGTTCGACCTCGGCAGAGACCTATCTGCAGGGCATGAAGCTCATCGAGGCAGCAAGATCGGCCGGCGCGGACGCGATCCATCCCGGTTACGGGTTCCTTTCGGAGAATGCCGAATTCGCGCAGGCCGTGATCGACGCGGGCCTGACCTGGATCGGACCACCGCCCGCCGCGATCAGCGCGATGGGATCGAAGGTCAACGCCAAGAAGCTGATGGCCGACGCCGGCGTCCCGGTGCTCGGCAACATCGATCCGGCGGCGGTGACCGCAGACGATCTGCCCCTGCTGATCAAGGCCTCCGCGGGCGGTGGCGGTCGCGGCATGCGGATCGTCCGTACGCTCGACGAACTATCTGGTGCGGTGGAAGCCGCAGCACGAGAAGCGCAATCGGCGTTCGGCGATCCGACGGTGTTCTGCGAGCCCTATGTCGAGCGCGGCCACCACATCGAGGTGCAGGTGATGGCCGACACCCACGGTGCCGTCTGGGCGGTGGGGGAGCGCGAATGCTCGATCCAGCGCCGCCACCAGAAGATCGTCGAGGAGGCTCCGGCCCCGCTCGTCGAACGGATCGGCGGAGACCTACGTGACCGATTGTTCGACGCTGCCCGCACCGCGGTGGCCGCGATCGGTTACGCCGGCGCCGGGACGGTCGAGTTCCTCGCCGACGAGTCGGGACGGTTCTTCTTCCTGGAGACCAACACGCGTCTGCAGGTGGAGCATCCGGTGACCGAGCTGACCACCGGCACCGACCTCGTCGGCTGGCAACTTCGGGTGGCCGCGGGGGATCGTCTCCCGTCCGAGAGACCGCCCACCAGTGGCCACGCGATCGAGGTGCGACTCTACGCCGAGGACCCGGCCGCGGACTGGCAACCGCAGTCGGGCACGGTCCACGCGATCGACCTGCCCGGCGACACCACCTTCGGTCCGCTCGACCGCCCCGGCATCCGGGTGGATTCCGGAATCGAGAGCGGCAGCGAGATATCCACCTTCTATGACCCGATGCTGGCCAAGGTCATCAGCTGGGCGCCAGACCGCCCGCGCGCGGCGGCTATGCTCGCGCGCACACTGTCCGACGCCCGCATCCACGGTCCGGTCACCAATCGCGGCATGCTTGTCAACACGTTGCGGCACAGAGACTTTCTCTCCGGGGCCACCGACACCGGATTCATCGAGACGGTCGGTCTCGAGGAGTTGTCCAGGCCGCTCACCTCGGCGCAGGACGTGCGGATCGCGGCGACCGCGGCAGCGTTGGCCGACGCCGCGGCACGTCGTGGCGCCGCGGTGGTTCAGCCGAGTCTGCCCGCGGGGTGGCGCAACCTGGCCTCCGGCCCACAGGTCAAGCGTTATGTCGACGTGCGCGCCGACGAAGAGATCGAGGTCCGCTACCGCCACGGTCGTACCGGCGTCGAGTTGGTCGACCAATCCGGGGTGTCGGTGGTGGAAGCCTCGCCGACCCATGTCGTGGTCGAGGCCGGCGGTGTACGTCGTACCTTGCTCGTGTCCCGCCACGGCGACCGTGTCTTCGTCGACGGCACGGGGGTGTCGGTGGCGTTGCGCCGCGTGCCCCGCTTCGTCGATCCGTCCGCGGTGGCCAGGCCGGGTTCGTTGCTCGCGCCGATGCCCGGCGCGGTGATACGGACAGCGGTGGCCGAGGGCGACCGGGTCACTGCGGGGCAGCCGCTGTTGTGGCTGGAGGCGATGAAGATGGAACACACCGTGTCCGCGCCGGTCGACGGCGTGGTGACCACCCTGTCCGTCGAACCCGGACAACAACTCTCGGTCGGCGACGTGCTCGCGGTGATCAGTGCCGACGACGCAGATGCCGACCATTCGGACAACCCGGAGCAAGAGGAGACAAACGGATGA
- a CDS encoding enoyl-CoA hydratase family protein, whose protein sequence is MTEVVHSDLVDEVLTLTLDSPANRNALGEALVAQLLDGLRAAERDPGIRAVMLTHTGGTFCAGADLSEALARGADVAEASAMGTSAMIDLMRVILEMPKPVIAKVDGHVRAGGFGLLGAADIALAGPRCTFALTEARLGLAPSVISLVLLPKMTARSSGRYFLTGETFDPSTAVRNGLVTEAFASADDLDAGVASVLAGIRRASPQGLAASKMLATAAVLSGFRGLAGQRADESAALFASEEAREGMTAFLSKRAPRWDLSVSAD, encoded by the coding sequence ATGACCGAAGTGGTCCACTCGGACCTCGTCGACGAGGTCCTCACTCTCACGTTGGACTCCCCGGCGAACCGCAACGCACTCGGCGAGGCCCTCGTCGCACAACTGCTCGACGGCCTGCGCGCCGCCGAACGTGATCCCGGGATCCGTGCCGTGATGCTGACTCACACGGGCGGGACATTCTGTGCCGGTGCAGATCTCAGTGAGGCACTCGCGCGCGGCGCCGACGTCGCGGAGGCGTCGGCGATGGGGACTTCGGCGATGATCGATCTGATGCGGGTCATCCTGGAGATGCCGAAGCCGGTCATCGCCAAGGTCGACGGCCACGTCCGCGCCGGTGGGTTCGGGTTGCTCGGTGCCGCCGACATCGCGCTTGCCGGCCCTCGATGCACCTTCGCTCTCACCGAGGCCCGGCTCGGACTGGCGCCGTCGGTGATCTCGTTGGTGTTGCTCCCGAAGATGACCGCACGCTCTTCCGGGCGGTACTTCCTCACCGGCGAGACGTTCGACCCGTCGACCGCGGTGCGGAACGGGCTCGTCACCGAGGCCTTTGCGTCGGCCGACGACCTCGACGCGGGGGTGGCATCAGTGCTGGCCGGAATCCGGCGTGCCTCCCCGCAGGGGCTGGCCGCGTCGAAGATGCTGGCCACCGCGGCTGTGCTGTCCGGTTTCCGGGGGCTGGCCGGGCAGCGTGCCGATGAGTCGGCTGCTCTGTTCGCGTCGGAGGAGGCGCGCGAAGGGATGACCGCGTTCCTGTCGAAGCGGGCGCCACGCTGGGACCTGTCGGTGTCGGCGGACTGA
- a CDS encoding TetR/AcrR family transcriptional regulator codes for MTAGNRQPSPREPRQERSRITRERLLRATIEALALDGWSAATVAAVAERAGVSRGAAQHHFPTREALITAALEQVFEDMTSTASTAITAMPAGADRVSAAVDRAVRIYTGTEFKAALQVWAAAASDLALRELILPMEDRFAHAAHQMTVEALDPDGTNPQARSVAQVTLDLARGLGLADTLSDDSKRRAQVVATWTDLVTAALRSAEPA; via the coding sequence ATGACCGCCGGTAACCGCCAACCGTCGCCGCGCGAGCCGCGTCAGGAGCGGTCGCGAATAACTCGGGAACGACTGCTGCGAGCAACCATCGAGGCACTCGCTCTCGACGGCTGGTCGGCGGCAACGGTGGCGGCGGTGGCCGAACGGGCAGGTGTGTCACGGGGTGCGGCGCAGCATCATTTCCCCACACGGGAAGCGCTCATCACCGCGGCGTTGGAGCAGGTCTTCGAGGACATGACCTCGACGGCGTCGACGGCGATCACCGCGATGCCCGCGGGAGCCGACCGGGTGTCCGCGGCCGTCGATCGCGCGGTCCGGATCTACACCGGCACCGAATTCAAGGCAGCGCTGCAGGTGTGGGCTGCGGCCGCCTCCGATCTCGCGCTGCGCGAACTGATCCTGCCGATGGAGGACAGGTTCGCGCATGCGGCACATCAGATGACGGTGGAGGCCCTGGACCCCGACGGCACCAACCCGCAGGCGCGCAGCGTCGCTCAGGTGACTCTCGACCTCGCCCGCGGCCTCGGACTGGCCGACACGCTCTCCGACGACTCGAAACGCCGTGCGCAGGTGGTCGCGACGTGGACGGACCTCGTGACCGCCGCCCTGCGATCGGCCGAACCGGCGTGA
- a CDS encoding YdcF family protein, translated as MGALLIVLVLFVLGAVVSAWREPRRLLPGIFAAGVVVIVATVVVVAVAGGRGRELSGAMLLAVVAVTGLVAAAALGVYLLRTGAELLRREGRRPAMMLSTALGVLLVVYVVGVAVGLLAGALTPAADHRMLLFLAAIGVPAAYLGSALLATVVWSAVYGVLARRRARREPVDAVIVLGAGLIDGRRVGPLLAGRLDAALEVFDRAEAAGRRPILICSGGRGADEEISEAAAMAEHLRARGVRGDALLAEARSTDTAENIAFSARILADRGVHGQVAVVTSDYHALRAAMLMRGNEIDGFATGSRTASYFGPNAGLREFAAIMWEHRWLNLVLILTVSVPWLVAVWNVSVR; from the coding sequence ATGGGTGCCCTGCTCATCGTGCTGGTCCTCTTCGTGCTCGGCGCCGTCGTCAGCGCCTGGCGGGAGCCGCGACGGTTGTTGCCGGGCATCTTTGCGGCCGGTGTCGTCGTGATCGTGGCGACGGTGGTGGTCGTCGCGGTGGCGGGCGGCCGCGGACGCGAGTTGTCGGGGGCGATGCTGCTGGCCGTGGTGGCGGTCACCGGTCTGGTCGCGGCAGCCGCCCTGGGGGTGTATCTGCTCCGCACCGGAGCAGAGCTGTTGCGCCGGGAGGGCCGGCGTCCGGCGATGATGTTGTCGACCGCGCTGGGCGTACTGCTCGTGGTCTACGTCGTCGGCGTCGCGGTGGGGCTGCTGGCCGGCGCGCTGACACCCGCGGCGGATCATCGGATGCTGTTGTTCCTCGCCGCGATCGGTGTGCCCGCGGCGTATCTGGGCTCTGCGCTGCTGGCGACGGTCGTGTGGTCGGCGGTCTACGGTGTCCTGGCTCGACGACGGGCCCGGCGTGAACCGGTCGACGCGGTGATCGTGTTGGGAGCCGGGCTGATCGACGGCCGGCGGGTGGGGCCGCTGCTCGCCGGCAGGCTCGACGCCGCTCTGGAGGTCTTCGATCGGGCGGAGGCGGCCGGCCGACGGCCGATCTTGATCTGTTCGGGCGGCCGGGGTGCGGACGAGGAGATCTCGGAGGCGGCGGCCATGGCGGAACATCTGCGTGCTCGTGGAGTTCGTGGCGACGCCCTGTTGGCCGAGGCCCGGTCGACCGACACCGCGGAGAACATCGCGTTCTCGGCGCGAATCCTCGCAGATCGGGGTGTCCATGGGCAGGTCGCGGTGGTCACCAGCGACTATCATGCGCTCCGAGCAGCAATGCTGATGCGTGGCAATGAGATCGACGGCTTCGCGACGGGATCCCGCACGGCGTCGTACTTCGGTCCCAACGCCGGGCTCCGCGAGTTCGCGGCCATCATGTGGGAACACCGATGGCTCAACCTCGTACTGATCCTGACGGTGTCGGTCCCGTGGCTGGTGGCCGTCTGGAATGTGTCGGTGCGCTGA
- a CDS encoding NDMA-dependent alcohol dehydrogenase — MSITTKAAVLTGPGRPFELVELDLDEPRDGEVLIKYTAAGLCHSDLHLTDGDLPPRYPIVGGHEGSGIIEAVGPGVTKVAPGDHVVCSFIPNCGTCRYCSTGRQNLCDMGATILEGSMPDGSFRFHSGGDDFGAMCMLGTFAERATISQHSVVKVDDWLPLDKAVLVGCGVPSGWGTSVYAGGVRAGDTCVIYGIGGLGINAVQGAVSAGAKHVVVVDPVALKRDTAIKFGATHAFADAAEAAAKVDELTWGKGADQALILVGTVDEEVVAHATAVIGKGGTVVITGLADPAKLTVHVSGTDLTLNQKTIKGSLFGSANPQYDIVKLLRLYDAGQLKLDELITQTYTLDQVNEGYQDLRDGKNIRGVIVHDA; from the coding sequence ATGTCCATCACCACCAAGGCGGCCGTACTCACCGGTCCCGGCAGGCCTTTCGAACTCGTCGAGCTCGACCTGGACGAACCCAGAGACGGCGAGGTACTGATCAAGTACACCGCTGCGGGGCTCTGCCACTCCGACCTCCACCTGACCGACGGCGATCTGCCGCCGCGCTATCCGATCGTCGGCGGCCACGAGGGTTCCGGCATCATCGAGGCGGTCGGCCCGGGCGTCACCAAGGTCGCGCCCGGCGATCACGTCGTCTGCAGCTTCATACCCAACTGCGGGACCTGCCGCTACTGCTCGACCGGCCGGCAGAACCTGTGCGACATGGGCGCCACCATCCTCGAGGGGTCCATGCCCGACGGTTCGTTCCGCTTCCATTCCGGCGGTGATGATTTCGGCGCCATGTGCATGCTCGGGACATTCGCCGAGCGGGCGACGATCTCGCAGCACTCGGTCGTCAAGGTCGACGACTGGTTGCCACTGGACAAAGCGGTGCTCGTCGGATGCGGCGTGCCGTCGGGCTGGGGCACCTCGGTCTACGCGGGCGGTGTACGTGCCGGTGACACCTGCGTGATCTACGGCATCGGCGGTCTCGGCATCAACGCCGTGCAGGGCGCGGTCTCGGCGGGTGCCAAACACGTCGTCGTGGTCGATCCGGTGGCGCTCAAGCGTGACACGGCGATCAAGTTCGGGGCCACCCACGCCTTCGCCGACGCGGCCGAGGCAGCGGCGAAGGTCGACGAGCTGACCTGGGGCAAGGGTGCCGATCAGGCGCTGATCCTGGTCGGCACCGTCGACGAGGAGGTCGTCGCGCACGCAACCGCGGTGATCGGCAAGGGCGGCACGGTGGTCATCACCGGCCTCGCCGATCCGGCCAAACTCACCGTCCACGTGTCAGGGACGGATCTGACCTTGAACCAGAAGACCATCAAGGGCAGCCTCTTCGGATCGGCCAACCCGCAATACGACATCGTGAAACTGCTGCGGCTCTACGATGCGGGCCAGCTCAAACTCGACGAGCTGATCACCCAGACCTACACCCTCGACCAGGTCAACGAGGGCTATCAAGATCTGCGGGACGGCAAGAACATTCGCGGTGTGATCGTCCACGACGCCTGA
- a CDS encoding aldehyde dehydrogenase family protein, whose protein sequence is MTAVATDLLHGVRDFISRDRPMLIGGEWVFAGSGRTFETIDPATGRPITSVAHGDAADVDRAVRAARAAFETGPWSRMKPNERERLIWKVGDLLSERAAEFGQLEALDNGKAATVATAVDMAWSADIFRYNAGLATKITGSTVDVSMPFVPGGEFHAYTLREPVGVCGLIVPWNFPLLMAAFKLAPALAAGNTVILKPAEQTPLTALLLGEIFQEAGFPPGVVNIVTGYGEAGAALAAHDDVDKIAFTGSTEVGKKIVEAAKGNLKKVSLELGGKSPNIVFADADFEKAVAGSVAAWMFNHGQCCVAGTRLFVERPIFDDFTAAVAEAASQAKIGPGLDPATALGPLISQEQFDRVSGYLSAGLADGARALTGGRRWGDEGFFIEPTVFVDVEPHFSIVSEEIFGPVVAALPFDADTGVAAAANDSIYGLAAGIWTQDLSKAHKTARQIKAGSVWVNQYNGFDTAMPFGGYKQSGWGRELGSSAIDLYTQTKAVNVAL, encoded by the coding sequence ATGACCGCCGTTGCCACCGACCTACTCCACGGGGTACGTGACTTCATATCCCGCGACCGACCGATGCTGATCGGTGGTGAGTGGGTGTTCGCCGGGTCAGGGCGAACCTTCGAGACCATCGACCCGGCCACCGGCCGTCCGATCACGTCCGTCGCGCACGGGGACGCGGCCGACGTCGATCGGGCGGTCCGGGCGGCACGGGCCGCGTTCGAGACCGGCCCGTGGTCGCGGATGAAGCCCAACGAACGTGAGCGGCTGATCTGGAAGGTCGGCGACCTGCTCAGCGAGCGGGCAGCGGAGTTCGGGCAACTCGAGGCCCTCGACAACGGCAAGGCGGCCACCGTCGCGACCGCGGTCGACATGGCGTGGTCGGCCGACATCTTCCGCTACAACGCCGGACTCGCCACCAAGATCACCGGCAGCACCGTCGACGTGTCGATGCCGTTCGTCCCCGGCGGCGAGTTCCACGCGTACACGTTGCGCGAACCCGTCGGCGTGTGTGGGCTGATCGTGCCCTGGAACTTCCCGTTGCTGATGGCCGCGTTCAAGCTGGCGCCCGCGCTGGCCGCGGGGAACACCGTCATCCTCAAGCCCGCCGAGCAGACCCCGCTCACCGCGCTGCTTCTCGGAGAGATCTTCCAGGAAGCGGGATTCCCGCCCGGAGTTGTCAACATCGTCACCGGGTACGGGGAGGCGGGTGCCGCGCTGGCCGCCCACGACGACGTCGACAAGATCGCGTTCACCGGTTCCACCGAGGTCGGCAAGAAGATCGTCGAGGCCGCCAAGGGCAACCTGAAGAAGGTGTCGCTCGAGCTCGGGGGCAAGAGCCCGAACATCGTCTTCGCCGATGCGGATTTCGAGAAGGCCGTCGCGGGTTCGGTTGCCGCATGGATGTTCAACCACGGGCAATGCTGCGTCGCGGGTACCCGGCTCTTCGTGGAACGCCCCATCTTCGACGACTTCACCGCCGCGGTCGCCGAGGCGGCATCGCAGGCGAAGATCGGTCCGGGCCTCGATCCGGCCACCGCACTCGGGCCACTGATCAGCCAGGAACAGTTCGATCGCGTGTCGGGCTACCTGTCCGCGGGACTCGCCGACGGTGCCCGCGCGCTGACCGGCGGGCGACGTTGGGGTGACGAGGGATTCTTCATCGAGCCCACGGTCTTCGTCGACGTCGAGCCCCACTTCTCGATCGTGTCGGAGGAGATCTTCGGTCCCGTGGTCGCGGCGCTCCCGTTCGACGCCGACACCGGTGTCGCGGCCGCGGCGAACGACTCGATCTACGGTCTGGCCGCGGGCATCTGGACGCAGGATCTCTCGAAAGCCCACAAGACCGCCCGCCAGATCAAGGCCGGCTCGGTATGGGTCAACCAGTACAACGGCTTCGACACCGCGATGCCGTTCGGCGGGTACAAGCAGTCGGGCTGGGGTCGCGAACTCGGCAGCTCCGCGATCGACCTGTACACGCAGACCAAGGCCGTCAACGTCGCGCTCTAG
- a CDS encoding HPP family protein, producing the protein MTDSTSGRFRDAVRSLGPAHVSGPPREALRAGAGSAVGLAVLGMVLVSSEVDLQSGLYLIAPFGATAVLIFAAPSSPLAQPWPAVVGNTLSALIGVAVTMLVPIALPRVALAVGLAVAAMILARAVHPPAGAVAMTAALSPDAIHALGFRFAVTPVAVGTAVLVLVAMVYARATGRHYPLRRFDPEPPPAERLGLSEDELTGILARYRQSLNLGVADLARLIGAAELQATAHRVGPADAGDVMSRDLVTVAPETSLADVAELFRVHGFTSLPVVRHSGEFAGVVFQLHLAVRLREPAAGRVAERFFGRLANRRPAACAADVMSTDLPVASVDTPVAAMLPMLSDGPSAAVPVVDGAHIVGIVTQTDLIAALARQTLNA; encoded by the coding sequence ATGACAGACAGCACATCCGGGAGGTTCCGCGATGCGGTTCGCAGCTTGGGGCCCGCCCATGTGTCCGGCCCGCCGCGCGAGGCGCTGCGTGCCGGTGCCGGTTCGGCGGTCGGCCTCGCAGTTCTCGGGATGGTCCTGGTGAGTTCCGAGGTGGATCTGCAGTCGGGGCTCTATCTGATCGCGCCGTTCGGGGCGACCGCGGTGCTCATCTTCGCCGCGCCGAGCAGCCCGCTGGCACAGCCGTGGCCCGCCGTGGTCGGCAACACGCTCTCGGCGCTGATCGGTGTCGCGGTGACCATGCTGGTCCCGATCGCCCTCCCGAGGGTCGCGCTGGCGGTCGGTCTCGCGGTGGCGGCGATGATCCTGGCGCGCGCCGTTCATCCGCCCGCCGGCGCGGTCGCCATGACCGCTGCGCTCTCGCCCGACGCCATACACGCCCTCGGCTTTCGGTTCGCCGTGACGCCGGTCGCCGTCGGCACGGCGGTGCTCGTGCTGGTGGCGATGGTCTACGCACGCGCGACCGGCAGGCACTACCCGTTGCGGCGCTTCGACCCCGAACCACCACCGGCCGAGCGGCTCGGCCTGAGCGAGGACGAGCTGACGGGCATCCTTGCGCGCTACCGGCAATCGCTCAATCTCGGCGTCGCGGATCTGGCCCGGTTGATCGGTGCAGCCGAACTCCAGGCGACCGCACATCGCGTGGGCCCGGCCGATGCCGGCGACGTCATGTCGCGGGATCTGGTCACGGTGGCCCCCGAGACATCGCTCGCCGACGTCGCCGAACTCTTCCGGGTCCACGGATTCACCTCGTTGCCGGTCGTGCGGCATTCGGGGGAGTTCGCGGGGGTGGTCTTCCAGCTGCACCTCGCCGTCCGCCTGCGTGAGCCGGCCGCGGGCCGCGTGGCCGAGAGGTTCTTCGGCCGCCTGGCGAATCGTCGGCCCGCCGCGTGCGCGGCGGACGTCATGTCGACAGATCTGCCCGTCGCGTCGGTCGACACCCCGGTGGCGGCGATGCTTCCGATGCTCTCGGACGGGCCGAGCGCCGCCGTTCCCGTGGTCGACGGCGCGCACATCGTCGGGATCGTCACACAGACGGACCTGATCGCGGCGCTCGCGCGGCAGACGCTGAACGCCTGA